The Clostridiaceae bacterium HFYG-1003 genome includes a window with the following:
- a CDS encoding DUF2220 domain-containing protein gives MKSSIEQRIVNGLLDRLEKSSAYRSGTTSSRRILLKFYDGGITDFPEYDIEQTEVRIQINRAVTALARQGLIHFSWMRGEENHILAKVWLEPERLDEAYALCRRTPKKDILLQVSLDLLELEQVSTSSDWAREYCQDSLTVIEQKGRVPQIVPEDAQDRQDLFAVIKGLAGLGADEMTQRVFSVKILGDSKRFETNVRSRLVRVLRQYLEHDEDAREEDLLRQVGLVRYPEQFEFCGGLTWISGSQRVDFGGLKAGTSLSAEDLKTGSLELQPQIRRILSIENRANYFSYLRDSKRPVELVIYHGGVYSPARKLFFQAVCQAMSKNHPDSAQVEWLHWGDIDYGGFTMLARLRREINPGIQPYRMSLEELQRFETLAQTTTKEYAAKLQSLRERPELTDCKDCIEYLAAYRIRLEQENQLMDPME, from the coding sequence ATGAAGAGCTCGATTGAGCAGCGAATCGTAAACGGTCTCCTCGACCGGCTGGAGAAAAGCAGTGCCTATCGAAGCGGAACGACATCCAGTCGAAGGATTCTCCTGAAATTTTATGACGGCGGAATCACCGACTTTCCGGAGTATGACATCGAGCAGACCGAGGTCCGGATTCAGATCAATCGGGCGGTGACTGCACTGGCCAGACAGGGGTTGATCCATTTCAGCTGGATGAGGGGAGAGGAGAACCATATTCTGGCAAAGGTCTGGCTGGAGCCGGAACGGCTGGATGAAGCCTATGCTTTGTGCCGACGCACGCCCAAAAAAGATATCTTACTCCAGGTGTCCCTGGATTTGCTTGAACTGGAGCAGGTTTCCACCTCATCAGACTGGGCTCGGGAATACTGCCAGGATTCCCTGACGGTTATCGAACAGAAAGGCCGCGTGCCGCAAATTGTGCCGGAGGACGCTCAGGATCGGCAGGATCTGTTTGCCGTTATCAAAGGCCTGGCAGGCCTGGGGGCCGATGAAATGACACAGCGGGTTTTCTCTGTCAAAATTCTGGGGGACTCCAAGCGGTTTGAAACGAATGTCCGATCCCGTCTGGTTCGGGTGCTGCGGCAATATCTGGAGCATGACGAGGACGCCCGGGAGGAGGATCTGCTGCGGCAGGTGGGGCTTGTCCGCTACCCGGAGCAGTTTGAGTTCTGCGGCGGACTGACATGGATCAGCGGCTCGCAGCGGGTGGACTTTGGTGGGCTCAAGGCAGGTACCAGTTTGTCCGCGGAAGATCTAAAAACAGGTTCTTTGGAACTTCAGCCTCAGATCCGTCGGATCCTCAGCATCGAGAATCGGGCCAATTACTTCAGCTATCTCCGGGACTCCAAGAGACCGGTGGAACTGGTCATTTACCATGGCGGCGTCTACAGTCCGGCGCGAAAGCTGTTTTTCCAGGCAGTTTGCCAGGCCATGTCAAAGAATCACCCGGACTCGGCTCAGGTTGAGTGGCTGCACTGGGGAGACATTGATTATGGCGGTTTTACCATGCTGGCTCGACTGCGCCGGGAAATCAACCCCGGAATTCAGCCGTATCGCATGAGTCTGGAAGAGCTGCAGCGATTCGAGACGCTGGCTCAGACAACCACCAAAGAATATGCCGCAAAACTGCAATCATTGCGGGAGCGACCAGAGTTGACCGATTGCAAGGACTGCATTGAATACCTGGCGGCCTACAGAATTCGTCTGGAACAGGAAAATCAGCTCATGGATCCAATGGAATAA
- a CDS encoding GntR family transcriptional regulator yields the protein MFQFLDGIPIYQQIAGELKRRLICGQLVPGAKLPSVREIAEEFKVNPNTVQRVYMELEKEGLTYTERGVGTFLREDSFMVDRLKQEEAVKLRARFITEAKKLGLGLDEVIRDIKQEWIGGEKND from the coding sequence ATGTTTCAATTTCTAGATGGAATTCCCATTTACCAGCAGATCGCTGGTGAATTGAAGCGACGTCTGATTTGCGGTCAGCTCGTTCCGGGCGCCAAACTGCCGTCAGTTCGAGAAATCGCGGAAGAATTCAAGGTCAATCCCAATACAGTCCAGCGGGTTTACATGGAGCTGGAAAAGGAGGGTCTGACTTACACCGAACGGGGAGTCGGAACGTTTCTCCGAGAGGATTCTTTCATGGTGGATCGGTTGAAGCAGGAAGAAGCCGTCAAGCTTCGCGCCAGGTTCATCACCGAGGCGAAAAAGCTGGGTCTGGGCCTGGATGAGGTCATCCGGGATATTAAGCAAGAATGGATTGGGGGAGAAAAAAATGATTAA
- a CDS encoding ABC transporter ATP-binding protein yields MINISNVTKRYQRTPALVDATLTLAPGKVIGLLGPNGSGKTTLLRILTGELRADGGTIELDGQPLSHQSKARISALTRTDFMPEGMTIAQASETYRSMFQDFDEEKFLRLIQELDLKPTLRIDRLSKGMKSKFALALAVSRRARLIVLDEPLEGVDPVAREEILDLIAAGFSPESTILVTSHLIHELERLLDEVYFIRDGQVRAMGDVEAIRADRQVSLDELYREVYRK; encoded by the coding sequence ATGATTAACATTTCGAATGTGACAAAACGCTACCAGAGGACGCCGGCCCTGGTGGACGCAACGCTGACACTGGCGCCGGGCAAAGTCATCGGCCTGCTCGGTCCCAATGGATCGGGCAAAACGACACTGCTGCGCATTTTGACCGGAGAACTGCGGGCGGACGGCGGAACCATTGAACTGGATGGCCAGCCGCTGTCGCATCAAAGCAAGGCCAGAATATCGGCACTGACCCGGACGGATTTCATGCCGGAGGGTATGACCATCGCTCAGGCGTCAGAAACCTACCGCTCCATGTTCCAGGATTTTGATGAAGAAAAATTCCTGCGGCTGATTCAGGAACTGGATTTAAAGCCAACGCTTCGGATTGATCGTCTGAGCAAAGGGATGAAGAGCAAGTTTGCCCTGGCTCTGGCTGTGTCGCGCCGCGCCCGGCTGATTGTGCTGGATGAACCGCTGGAAGGCGTGGATCCGGTGGCCCGGGAAGAGATCCTGGATCTGATTGCCGCCGGCTTCTCGCCGGAGTCTACGATCCTGGTCACCAGTCATCTGATCCATGAACTGGAGCGGCTGCTGGACGAAGTGTATTTTATCCGGGATGGACAGGTTCGGGCTATGGGGGATGTGGAAGCCATTCGGGCAGACCGTCAGGTTTCCCTGGATGAGCTGTACCGGGAGGTTTATCGGAAATGA